One genomic window of Candidatus Obscuribacterales bacterium includes the following:
- a CDS encoding YihY/virulence factor BrkB family protein — MYAPRFVRFFQHINLTTLRRVIKGVMAQRLPSLSAEMAYNALLALFPAVLTVLTAVSLFEPLTNSFERLMGRLSEVAPVDALNLIENFASDITTGGSSGLFSVSFLIALWVSSSALSAAMRALDQIHQIPQALMRPFWKAKLISLGLTLGTILLLMLASTLVFISDWAISNLAIQSSTFAPWLLQGWRWLTWPFALGIMSLAFAFIYRFGPSRWSPNKPLFPGAVLAAISWALISNGFRLYVLHFGNYNKVYGTVGAVIVLQLWLYMSSLVMLIGDQVNVTVGEAMQTSDRQRLAADPSEPKPRRSKSSTGPGVKRPSRF; from the coding sequence ATGTATGCCCCTCGCTTTGTGCGCTTTTTTCAACACATCAACCTCACCACCCTACGCCGGGTGATCAAAGGGGTCATGGCACAGCGACTACCCAGCTTGTCGGCAGAGATGGCCTACAATGCGCTACTCGCCCTTTTCCCTGCCGTACTGACCGTCTTAACTGCTGTCAGCCTCTTCGAGCCCCTCACCAACTCCTTCGAACGCCTCATGGGTCGGCTGAGTGAAGTTGCTCCAGTAGACGCCCTCAATTTGATTGAAAATTTCGCCAGCGATATCACCACCGGCGGCAGTAGTGGTCTATTTTCCGTCAGCTTTTTAATTGCCCTCTGGGTGTCCTCCAGCGCCCTGAGCGCCGCCATGCGGGCCTTGGATCAAATTCACCAGATCCCCCAAGCGTTAATGCGGCCGTTTTGGAAAGCCAAGCTGATTTCCCTCGGGCTGACCTTGGGAACGATCCTGTTGCTGATGCTAGCCTCCACCTTGGTGTTTATCAGCGACTGGGCGATCAGCAACCTAGCTATTCAAAGTTCAACCTTTGCTCCGTGGCTGCTGCAGGGATGGCGTTGGCTCACCTGGCCCTTTGCCTTGGGCATCATGTCTTTGGCTTTTGCCTTCATCTACCGCTTTGGACCAAGTCGCTGGAGCCCTAATAAGCCCCTATTCCCCGGAGCTGTCCTCGCGGCTATTTCCTGGGCGCTGATTTCCAATGGCTTTCGTCTCTACGTGCTGCATTTCGGCAACTACAACAAGGTCTACGGAACCGTGGGAGCTGTGATTGTGCTGCAACTGTGGCTCTATATGAGTTCCTTGGTGATGCTGATCGGTGATCAGGTGAACGTCACCGTTGGGGAAGCCATGCAGACCAGCGATCGCCAACGCCTAGCCGCCGATCCTTCGGAACCAAAGCCACGCCGCTCGAAATCCTCCACGGGGCCAGGGGTAAAACGCCCTTCTCGCTTCTAG
- a CDS encoding thylakoid membrane photosystem I accumulation factor codes for MRLFSRSPMLWICQMTASLKNYWRRSPLASILISTVLAIALVVMGATPALAGLTDDRFDGGIFPLYAGNGSLVPPRVTLEASLKGDRPTLLVLYIDDSSDCKAYVSVVSQFDAFYGRATDIIPIDIDSLPIKDQYEPTEPGYYYEGLVPQTVVFDQAGQVVLNKTGSVDFEELDDRFREIFDLLPRSESSELKRRSVNEVNTELVPNPES; via the coding sequence ATGCGACTTTTTTCTCGATCGCCCATGTTATGGATTTGTCAAATGACTGCATCGCTCAAGAACTATTGGCGGCGATCGCCCCTCGCTTCCATCCTGATATCAACCGTGCTAGCGATCGCTCTGGTAGTGATGGGTGCTACCCCAGCCCTAGCCGGATTAACCGACGATCGATTTGACGGTGGTATTTTTCCCCTCTATGCCGGCAACGGCTCCTTGGTTCCCCCCCGGGTCACCCTAGAAGCATCGCTCAAGGGCGATCGCCCCACCCTGCTCGTGCTCTACATCGACGACAGCAGCGACTGCAAAGCCTATGTTTCCGTTGTTTCGCAATTTGATGCCTTCTACGGACGCGCCACCGATATTATCCCCATTGATATTGACTCCCTGCCGATCAAGGATCAGTATGAACCCACAGAACCGGGCTACTACTACGAAGGTCTCGTGCCTCAAACAGTTGTCTTTGACCAAGCGGGTCAGGTCGTGCTCAACAAAACCGGATCCGTAGACTTTGAAGAACTCGACGATCGCTTCCGAGAAATTTTTGATCTCCTACCGCGATCAGAATCTAGTGAACTCAAACGGCGATCGGTCAACGAGGTGAATACCGAACTTGTTCCCAATCCTGAATCGTGA